GGCGTGTCGGTCGAGCTGCACTGGAACTTGGTCAACTGCGCCTCGCAACGCCGAGCCGTTTCCGTCCACTTCGATAACCTGCAGTTGGAACCATTCACCGTCGACCACTTGACTATGTGGAGGCCGACGAGCGCTTCGATCCTGCTGCTCGCGTGCGTACATGCCGCCGTCGGGCATCGCTTCGATCGGCTGCAACTGATTTGCGACATCGTGCAAACTTGTCGGGCCGTGGCCGGTCCCATCGACACACAATGGCTCCGCGAGGCGATGATCCGCACCGGTGACCAAACGGCCGTGCGAACCAGTCTCGCCTTGACCGAACGCTTATTCGAAGAACCAGCCTGTCGTGATCTGCGGGAGCATCTTGGAGCAAAACCGTTGGGGTTGGTGTGGAACGCCCTGCTCGGCGGCTCATTCGTCGTCCGATCGCAGACGTCGTTCAATAAATTCCGCCGTGGCTGGTGCGTGAATTGCTCAAGCGAGCCGCTTGAAACCGCGACCGACCCGGT
This region of Planctomycetia bacterium genomic DNA includes:
- a CDS encoding nucleotidyltransferase family protein translates to MFGRLRYSPMSPNLKHDLGDYGETAWLHGECPGVSVELHWNLVNCASQRRAVSVHFDNLQLEPFTVDHLTMWRPTSASILLLACVHAAVGHRFDRLQLICDIVQTCRAVAGPIDTQWLREAMIRTGDQTAVRTSLALTERLFEEPACRDLREHLGAKPLGLVWNALLGGSFVVRSQTSFNKFRRGWCVNCSSEPLETATDPVRFGRYCIANTARTKRPGHAAASAISGSNGVPSLRLPLVNETPLGGLPWSREGDVRLIRPIRRLPYLSGFLNLLFQRRHCSWCRSASRALC